The following are encoded together in the Colius striatus isolate bColStr4 chromosome 5, bColStr4.1.hap1, whole genome shotgun sequence genome:
- the AHR gene encoding aryl hydrocarbon receptor: protein MNPNVTYASRKRRKPVQKIVKPSPAEGVKSNPSKRHRDRLNAELDRLASLLPFPQDVIAKLDKLSVLRLSVSYLRAKSFFDVALKSSNSTRPERNDSQENCRRAKCGEGMQILEGELLLQALNGFVLVVTADALVFYVSSTIQDYLGFQQSDIIHQSVFELIHTEDRPEFQRQLHWALNPAQSADSGPSVQGDNGFSQPATYYNPDQLPPENSSFMERNFICRLRCLLDNSSGFLAMNFQGRLKFLHGQNKKGKDGATLSPQLALFAVATPLQPPSILEIRTKNFIFRTKHKLDFTPTGCDAKGKIVLGYTEAELCMRGTGYQFVHAADMLYCAENHVRMMKTGESGMTVFRLLTKENRWAWVQANARLVYKNGRPDYIIATQRPLTDEEGAEHLRKRNMKLPFMFATGEAVLYEISFPMSSFMDPSQQKSKSMMGKGAKATLHNDSVDPNSLLGAMLRQDESVYLCPPASHKLSFERNFFADNRGELSGDVGSGWTDNLLPAGNNSILKQEVMECSQDNAVPLPEDSAALFQDNKTSDLYSIMKNLGIDFEDLKCIQQDEEFFKTEISGMDDIADIDITDEILTYVQDSLNKSDFLYSGCNQQQPLVQNEGCLVQQELDPHQLHQHQKQLVEQQQHQQQQLCQKMKHMQVNGMFTNWSSGTSMPLSCSQQQPQQCVFPGMHATTSEFSYKSEVTTSPYACRQEFIPYKQPAAVMPQLSNFPQMDFPGSGFDRSTYSASTLEDFLSCLQQVPENHECGINSESVMRTPQTCYTGAVSMYQCTQEAQPNCVDQMQYDPMIADQQTLLNKFQNGFSGGNANEAYPSQLDVIGNAQTATHLQPVHHPTEPRSFSDLASSGFM, encoded by the exons ttgCATTAAAATCTTCTAATTCTACAAGACCAGAAAGAAATGACAGTCAGGAAAACTGTAGAAGAGCAAAATGTGGAGAAGGGATGCAGATCCTGGAAGGAGAACTCTTACTGCAG GCACTGAATGGATTTGTATTAGTTGTTACGGCCGATGCTCTGGTTTTTTATGTCTCTTCTACTATCCAAGACTACTTGGGGTTCCAACAA TCTGATATTATACACCAGAGTGTATTTGAATTGATTCACACAGAAGACAGACCAGAATTTCAACGGCAGCTACATTGGGCATTAAATCCTGCCCAGTCTGCAGATTCTGGACCAAGTGTACAAG GAGATAATGGCTTTTCACAGCCAGCAACCTATTATAACCCAGATCAACTTCCTCCAGAGAATTCTTCCTTTATGGAAAGGAATTTCATCTGCAGGTTACGATGCCTTCTGGATAATTCATCTGGGTTCCTG GCTATGAATTTTCAAGGTCGATTAAAGTTTCTCCATGgacaaaacaagaaagggaaggaTGGTGCTACTTTGTCTCCTCAGCTCGCGCTGTTTGCAGTAGCTACTCCCTTGCAGCCACCATCTATCCTCGAGATACGAACCAAAAACTTCATCTTTAGAACTAAACACAAACTGGATTTCACACCTACTGGCTGTGATGCAAA AGGAAAGATTGTCCTGGGATACACTGAAGCAGAACTATGTATGAGAGGAACAGGATACCAGTTTGTTCATGCAGCTGACATGCTTTATTGTGCTGAAAATCATGTCCGAA TGATGAAGACGGGTGAGAGTGGAATGACTGTATTTAGGCTTCTAACCAAAGAAAATCGATGGGCCTGGGTCCAGGCAAACGCACGTCTTGTCTACAAAAATGGAAGACCAGATTACATCATTGCCACGCAAAGACCTCTTAC AGATGAAGAAGGAGCAGAACATCTGCGGAAGCGTAACATGAAGCTGCCCTTCATGTTTGCCACTGGTGAGGCTGTGTTATATGAGATATCTTTTCCAATGTCAAGCTTTATGGATCCTTCACAGCAGAAGAGTAAAAGCATGATGGGAAAAGGAGCCAAAGCAACGCTACACAATGATTCTGTGGATCCAAACTCCCTCCTAGGTGCCATGTTAAGGCAAGACGAGTCTGTGTATCTCTGCCCTCCAGCATCACACAAACTTTCCTTTGAGCGGAATTTCTTTGCAGACAACAGAGGTGAACTGAGTGGTGATGTTGGCAGTGGCTGGACAGATAATCTCCTCCCTGCTGGAAATAACAGCATTCTCAAACAGGAGGTAATGGAGTGTTCCCAGGACAATGCTGTTCCACTTCCTGAAGACAGTGCAGCACTCTTTCAAGATAACAAAACTAGTGATTTGTATAGCATTATGAAAAATCTGGGTATTGACTTTGAAGATCTAAAGTGTATTCAGCAGGATGAGGagttttttaaaactgaaatatctGGTATGGATGATATTGCGGACATCGATATAACTGATGAAATCCTGACTTATGTTCAGGATTCCTTAAATAAATCTGACTTCTTATATTCAGGCTGTaaccagcagcagcctctggtcCAGAATGAAGGTTGCTTGGTACAACAAGAGTTAGATCCACATCAACTTCACCAGCACCAGAAACAGCTTGTGGAACAGCAGCAACATCAACAGCAACAGCTCTGTCAAAAGATGAAACATATGCAAGTCAATGGGATGTTCACAAATTGGAGCTCTGGCACCAGCATGCCTCTTagctgctcacagcagcagccccaacAATGTGTATTCCCTGGCATGCATGCCACTACATCTGAGTTCTCTTACAAATCAGAAGTAACTACTTCCCCTTATGCATGTAGACAAGAGTTTATTCCTTACAAGCAGCCCGCAGCAGTGATGCCACAGCTTTCTAATTTTCCTCAAATGGATTTCCCTGGATCAGGTTTTGACAGATCAACCTATTCTGCTTCCACCTTGGAGGATTTTCTCAGTTGTTTACAGCAAGTCCCTGAAAATCATGAGTGTGGGATAAACTCTGAGTCGGTTATGCGAACTCCTCAAACATGCTATACAGGTGCTGTTTCTATGTACCAGTGCACACAAGAAGCGCAGCCCAACTGTGTGGATCAAATGCAGTATGATCCTATGATTGCAGATCAGCAAACTTTGTTGAACAAG TTCCAAAACGGTTTCAGTGGAGGAAATGCAAATGAAGCATATCCCTCACAGTTAGATGTGATCGGTAATGCACAGACTGCCACACATCTCCAGCCTGTTCATCATCCGACAGAACCCAGATCCTTCTCAGATTTGGCATCCAGTGGATTTATGTGA